Proteins from a single region of Flavobacterium sp. YJ01:
- a CDS encoding peroxiredoxin — MSLKIGDIVPNFTAKDNNGELFESQSVLGRKPLVIYFYPKDNTPGCTTEACSFRDQYEDFKDLGAEVIGISSDSVKSHHKFAAKHQLPFILLSDQDKRLRKLFGVRNNLFGLLPGRVTYIIDKNGLVISIFDSVNAAKHIPKALETVKELVL; from the coding sequence ATGTCATTAAAAATAGGAGATATAGTTCCGAATTTTACTGCGAAAGACAACAATGGAGAACTTTTTGAAAGTCAGAGCGTCTTAGGTAGAAAGCCTTTGGTAATTTATTTTTATCCAAAAGATAATACGCCAGGCTGTACAACAGAAGCTTGCAGTTTTCGGGATCAATATGAAGATTTCAAAGATTTAGGAGCTGAGGTAATCGGTATTAGCAGTGACAGCGTAAAATCGCATCATAAATTTGCTGCTAAACATCAATTGCCTTTTATTTTGCTTTCGGATCAAGATAAAAGACTAAGAAAGCTTTTTGGAGTCCGTAATAATTTATTCGGATTACTTCCAGGACGCGTAACCTATATTATAGATAAAAATGGTTTAGTAATTTCGATTTTTGACAGTGTAAATGCTGCCAAACATATTCCGAAAGCACTAGAAACCGTAAAAGAATTAGTATTATAA
- a CDS encoding type I phosphomannose isomerase catalytic subunit, with translation MSQNLYPLQFEPILKERIWGGEKLKTILNKPIVSKITGESWELSTVEGDVSVVANGDLKGKSLMDLINETPEAILGTKVYERFGKQFPLLFKYLDAREDLSIQVHPNDKLAKERHNSFGKTEMWYVTQADADARIIVGFKEDSNKEEYLKHLHDNTLVSILDDVKAKPGDVFFLETGTVHAIGAGLVVAEIQQTSDITYRLYDFDRVDANGNKRELHVDLALDAINYNKVDTQKKYDSKVNTSNTIVDCPYFTTNFLPLENKLEVSKTGETFTVYMCIEGDFEIEYDGFKQAYKKGDTVLVPAAINAFNLNGKASILEIYIS, from the coding sequence ATGAGCCAAAATTTATACCCTTTGCAATTTGAACCGATTTTGAAAGAAAGAATCTGGGGAGGAGAAAAACTAAAAACAATTCTAAACAAACCAATTGTTTCGAAAATTACAGGCGAAAGCTGGGAATTATCTACCGTAGAAGGAGATGTAAGTGTGGTTGCAAATGGCGATTTAAAAGGAAAATCTTTAATGGATTTGATTAATGAAACGCCAGAGGCTATTTTAGGAACTAAAGTTTACGAGCGTTTCGGAAAACAATTTCCATTACTTTTCAAATACTTGGATGCAAGAGAAGATCTTTCGATTCAAGTTCACCCAAACGATAAATTAGCAAAAGAACGCCACAATTCATTCGGAAAAACAGAAATGTGGTACGTAACTCAGGCAGATGCAGATGCGAGAATTATTGTTGGTTTTAAAGAAGATTCTAATAAAGAAGAATATTTAAAACATTTGCACGACAATACTTTGGTTTCAATCTTAGATGATGTAAAAGCGAAACCAGGCGATGTTTTCTTCTTAGAAACAGGAACTGTTCACGCAATTGGCGCTGGATTAGTTGTTGCCGAAATTCAACAAACTTCTGATATTACCTATAGATTATACGATTTTGATCGTGTAGATGCAAACGGAAACAAAAGAGAACTTCACGTAGATCTTGCATTAGATGCAATTAACTATAATAAAGTAGATACACAGAAAAAGTACGACTCAAAAGTAAATACTTCAAACACAATTGTAGATTGTCCGTATTTTACAACTAACTTTCTTCCTTTAGAAAATAAGTTAGAAGTTTCTAAAACTGGGGAAACATTTACAGTATATATGTGTATTGAAGGTGACTTTGAAATCGAATATGATGGATTTAAACAAGCGTACAAAAAAGGCGATACCGTTTTGGTTCCTGCTGCGATAAATGCATTTAATTTGAACGGAAAAGCTTCAATTTTAGAAATTTACATTTCTTAA
- a CDS encoding DUF5362 family protein, protein MEETSAFEKFELQLDSAAKDFLKETAKWAYFLSILGFIGLGFLVLIAIFAGAIFSTIGSTVPGMGVYGSSFGAMMTFIYLLMAALYFFPIYYLYKFSSNTKKAFRDNDSGALTDSLGYLKSHYKFIGVLMVVLLAFYALFFVFAIIAGIMGR, encoded by the coding sequence ATGGAAGAAACTTCAGCATTTGAAAAATTTGAATTGCAGTTAGACAGCGCTGCAAAAGACTTTTTAAAAGAAACAGCTAAATGGGCTTATTTCTTGTCTATACTAGGGTTTATTGGACTAGGATTTTTAGTTTTAATTGCCATTTTTGCAGGCGCAATTTTTTCTACAATCGGAAGTACTGTGCCAGGAATGGGAGTTTATGGTAGTTCATTTGGAGCAATGATGACTTTCATTTACTTATTAATGGCGGCTCTTTATTTCTTTCCAATTTACTATTTGTACAAATTTAGTTCAAATACAAAAAAAGCGTTTAGAGATAATGATTCTGGTGCCCTTACAGATTCATTAGGATATCTAAAATCGCACTATAAATTTATTGGGGTTTTAATGGTCGTTTTACTTGCATTTTATGCACTTTTCTTTGTGTTTGCAATTATTGCAGGTATAATGGGGAGATAA
- a CDS encoding DUF4369 domain-containing protein, with translation MKKTLIAFATLALLASCSKKETTDGLHLTGNIKGLKNGTLYIQRIVDTSLVAIDSIKIDGNASFERDIKLESPEVLYLFLDRGVTNSLDNNILFFAEPGNMNIDTNLDNFIASAKITGSKNQELYEQYQKINSRFVEENLSLVEPRFKAIKRQDQKALDSLTKEGESNIKRKYLYATNFALNNKDHEVAPYIALAEIYDINIKFLDTIQKSMTPKVAKSLYGKKLTKYVEDLKKQQQTPAQTAE, from the coding sequence ATGAAAAAAACATTAATTGCTTTTGCTACTCTTGCCTTACTTGCATCTTGCAGCAAAAAAGAAACTACTGACGGTTTACATCTGACAGGAAATATAAAAGGATTAAAGAACGGAACTTTATATATTCAAAGAATTGTTGACACATCGCTTGTTGCAATAGACAGCATTAAAATAGACGGAAATGCTTCTTTTGAAAGAGATATTAAATTAGAATCGCCAGAGGTATTGTATTTATTTTTAGATCGTGGTGTAACAAATTCTTTAGATAACAATATTTTATTTTTTGCTGAACCAGGAAACATGAATATTGACACCAATTTAGATAATTTCATTGCAAGTGCAAAAATCACTGGATCAAAAAACCAAGAATTATACGAGCAATATCAGAAAATAAACTCACGCTTTGTAGAAGAAAACCTTTCTTTGGTTGAGCCTCGTTTCAAAGCAATAAAAAGACAAGACCAAAAAGCATTAGATAGCCTAACTAAAGAAGGAGAATCTAATATTAAAAGAAAATATCTATACGCTACAAACTTTGCATTAAACAACAAAGATCACGAAGTAGCTCCTTATATTGCTCTAGCTGAAATTTATGACATCAACATTAAATTTCTTGATACTATTCAGAAATCTATGACGCCCAAAGTAGCAAAATCGCTTTACGGAAAGAAACTGACTAAATATGTTGAGGATTTGAAAAAACAACAGCAAACGCCAGCACAAACTGCAGAATAG
- a CDS encoding patatin-like phospholipase family protein: MDKRKFTENGTVLAIIKELKEQIKDKKFSDITDKNNYQYVDLVQEGGGVLGIALIGYVYVLEKMGIRFLSLAGTSAGSINTMLMAAAGTCDIEKSEWILDCLCNKNLYDFVDGDRDAREFIDALLSDAGNLKLIIKGTQVIDNFKDDLGLNPGNNFHQWMTNLLSQKGIKNYADLKALREKGIADDNQLFRINKVNFGDKEKYNRIDHWSNLAIIAADITTESKIVFPKMMDLFYANPNVQNPADFVRASMSIPLFFSPFKIKNIPSGVESWNKWNEATCLRTSVPSEVMFMDGGIISNFPIDIFHENLNVPASPTFGIKLGYDKNEINKNEKFSNLISSMFDTARYGYDSEFLRKNPDFKNLIGYIDTGSHNWLNFNLTDDAKIDLFIRGAQNASDFLNRFNWEEYKKIRKAKSDYYKSV, encoded by the coding sequence ATGGATAAAAGAAAGTTTACAGAAAACGGAACAGTTCTAGCAATTATAAAAGAGTTAAAGGAGCAGATTAAAGACAAAAAATTCTCAGATATTACAGATAAAAACAATTATCAATATGTTGATCTCGTGCAAGAAGGCGGAGGCGTACTCGGAATTGCTTTAATAGGATATGTATATGTTTTAGAAAAAATGGGAATACGATTTTTGAGTTTAGCAGGCACATCTGCAGGGAGCATCAATACAATGTTGATGGCAGCAGCAGGAACTTGTGATATCGAAAAATCAGAATGGATTTTGGATTGTTTATGCAACAAAAACTTATACGATTTTGTTGACGGTGATCGTGATGCGAGAGAATTTATTGATGCATTATTGAGCGATGCAGGAAATTTAAAATTAATAATTAAAGGAACTCAGGTTATTGACAATTTTAAAGACGATTTAGGATTGAATCCCGGAAATAATTTCCACCAATGGATGACTAATTTACTTTCTCAAAAAGGAATAAAAAATTATGCTGATCTAAAAGCTTTAAGAGAAAAAGGAATTGCTGACGACAACCAATTATTTCGAATAAACAAAGTTAATTTTGGAGACAAAGAAAAATACAACAGAATTGATCACTGGAGTAATTTAGCCATAATTGCTGCAGATATTACTACCGAAAGCAAAATTGTATTCCCGAAAATGATGGATTTGTTTTACGCCAATCCGAATGTTCAAAATCCAGCTGATTTTGTTCGAGCATCAATGTCTATTCCATTATTTTTTAGTCCGTTTAAAATCAAAAACATTCCGAGTGGCGTTGAATCTTGGAATAAATGGAACGAAGCAACTTGCTTAAGAACTTCAGTTCCTTCGGAAGTAATGTTTATGGATGGCGGAATTATTTCTAATTTCCCGATAGATATTTTTCACGAAAACTTAAATGTTCCCGCTTCTCCTACTTTCGGAATTAAATTGGGCTACGATAAAAATGAAATCAATAAAAATGAAAAATTCTCGAATTTAATAAGTTCTATGTTTGACACCGCGAGGTATGGTTACGATTCTGAATTTCTAAGAAAAAATCCCGATTTTAAAAATTTAATAGGATATATTGATACCGGAAGCCATAATTGGCTGAATTTCAATCTTACCGACGACGCCAAAATCGATCTTTTTATTCGAGGAGCACAAAATGCTTCCGACTTTCTAAACCGTTTTAATTGGGAAGAATACAAAAAAATAAGAAAAGCCAAAAGCGATTATTACAAATCTGTTTGA